The Porites lutea chromosome 4, jaPorLute2.1, whole genome shotgun sequence genome contains a region encoding:
- the LOC140935977 gene encoding carboxypeptidase Q-like codes for MAWWTTGQIIIFIHLCAISFAMTATKQASHKFKSHKLKDEIESLRDDANKIIDFLTKGPGKHQVYKRLATFVDTFGSRIAGSTNLEHAIDYMLEELQQDKLDNVHGEEVNVTHWVRGKESAHMILPRNYPIALLGLGGSVGTTPDGITAEVLVVQSFDELHEKAAEVKGKIVVYNEKWVDYGTSVIYRDRGASEAAKLGAVASLIRSVTPFSIYSPHTGWQDYQGGVKKIPTACITVEDAEMMTRMAARGTKIVVNLKMEAKTLPPAVSRNTVAEVKGSVYPEQVVLVSGHLDSWDVGQGAMDDGGGAFISWQALSVVRQLNLKPKRTMRMVLWTGEEEGLLGAQQYYNRHKANAGNFSLVMESDIGTFTPLGISFKGGKKAAAIMKEIMTLLNPINASKLTVTEVDGDITFWIRDGVPGGSLDNANQKYFYFHHTNGDTMTVEDPDTLDLCAAVWAVVAYSVANLDDMLPRE; via the exons ATGGCTTGGTGGACCACAGGGCAAATCATCATATTTATACATTTATGTGCAATTTCATTTGCAATGACTGCAACCAAACAAGCCTCACATAAGTTTAAAAGCCATAAGCTGAAAGATGAAATAGAAAGCCTCAGAGACGATGCCAACAAGATTATAGACTTCTTAACTAAAGGCCCAGGAAAACACCAAGTGTACAAAAGGTTGGCAACATTCGTGGACACTTTTGGCAGCCGTATTGCAGGTTCTACAAATCTTGAACATGCAATAGATTACATGCTGGAAGAATTACAGCAAGATAAACTGGATAATGTGCATGGTGAGGAAGTAAATGTGACACATTGGGTACGAGGTAAAGAATCAGCGCATATGATATTGCCAAGGAATTATCCCATCGCATTGCTTGGCTTGGGTGGCAGTGTTGGTACAACTCCAGATGGCATTACTGCTGAAGTTCTGGTTGTCCAATCATTTGACGAACTTCATGAAAAAGCTGCTGAG GTGAAGGGTAAGATAGTGGTATACAATGAGAAGTGGGTGGATTATGGTACTTCGGTGATCTACCGTGATCGTGGTGCTTCCGAGGCTGCTAAGCTTGGGGCAGTAGCTTCTCTTATCCGCTCTGTAACACCCTTCTCCATCTACTCACCTCACACTGGCTGGCAAGATTATCAAGGAG GTGTAAAGAAGATCCCTACAGCTTGCATAACGGTGGAAGATGCAGAAATGATGACAAGGATGGCTGCTCGAGGAACAAAGATTGTGGTTAACTTGAAAATGGAAGCCAAGACGCTACCACCAGCAGTGTCTAGGAACACTGTGGCTGAAGTAAAAGGAAGTGTTTATCCTGAGCAG GTTGTCCTTGTAAGTGGACATCTAGACAGTTGGGATGTGGGCCAGGGTGCAATGGATGATGGAGGAGGGGCGTTTATTTCATGGCAAGCCCTGTCAGTAGTCCGTCAGTTGAACCTTAAACCAAAACGCACAATGCGTATGGTGCTTTGGACAGGCGAAGAAGAGGGTCTGCTTGGTGCTCAACAGTACTACAACCGTCATAAGGCAAACGCTGGTAATTTTAGCCTAGTAATGGAGTCAGACATTGGAACATTCACGCCTTTAGGTATAAGCTTCAAGGGCGGTAAAAAAGCCGCTGCTATAATGAAGGAAATCATGACACTTTTAAACCCAATAAATGCCTCCAAGCTTACTGTGACGGAGGTTGATGGTGATATTACGTTCTGGATACGTGATGGGGTTCCAGGTGGATCTTTAGACAATGCCAATCagaagtatttttattttcatcataCAAATGGCGACACCATGACGGTAGAAGACCCTGATACTTTGGATCTTTGTGCTGCAGTGTGGGCTGTAGTAGCTTATTCTGTAGCTAACCTAGACGATATGCTACCCAGAGAGTAG